In the genome of Bradyrhizobium sp. CB3481, the window AGCGCTCCCCCTGATGTTATTTTGTCCGGCGATGATGCGCCGCCCCTCGGCGTTCCGCAAGCCGGGCCTGCGTCGCCCATGCGAAGCCCACGGTGGCGCCGGACATTCCTGAGTGGGCAGGCTGACGGCGCCCAGCAGCGTCCTGCCGTAGGATGGGTAGAACGGAGTGAAACCCATCAATCGCGACAGGCGCAGACGATGGGTTTCGCTGCGCTCTACCCATCCTGCGAAATGAGCCAAAAGTCGCGCGGTCCATGTATCTGAACAGGCGTTCAGAATTCTCTTCCAATTCCGCCGGAACGTTCCTCGCGATCTGAAGTTTTATGTCAGCTCAATTGGAGGAGACTTGGAATGAAGAGTATTGCATATATCGTCGCTGCACTCGGCGCGCTCGCGATCGCGGCGCCGTCGATTGCAAGCGCTGAGACGGTGATCATCAAGAAGCGCGGCTATCACCATGGCTATCATCACCCCCACTACGGCGCGCGTGCTGAATTCCGGCGCGACCGCGGCTACCATCGCGGATGGCGGCATGGTCATGGCGACAGGACCGTGGTGATCAAGAAGTATCGCTACTGAGGCCGACACCTGAAATGGAAAATGGCTCCTCGCGGAGCCATTTTCTTTACTGTGCGCTGCTTCGAGGGCTCAGCTATAGATTTCGAACAGGCCCGCGCCGCCCTGGCCACCGCCGATGCACATCGTGACGACGCCCCATTTGGCCTTGCGCCGACGGCCCTCCTGCAGGATGTGGCCGGTGAGACGCGCGCCGGTCATGCCGAAGGGATGGCCGATCGCGATCGAGCCGCCGTTGACGTTGTACTTCTCCGGATCGATGCCGAGCTTGTCGCGGGAATAGAGGCACTGGCTGGCGAAGGCCTCGTTCAGCTCCCAGAGGTCGATGTCGTCGATCTTCAGACCGTGGCGCTTCAAAAGCTTCGGCACGGCGTAGATCGGGCCGATGCCCATCTCGTCCGGCTCGCAGCCGGCCGACGCCCAGGCGACGAAACGGCCCATCGGGTTGAGGCCGCGCTTCTCGGCATCTTTGGCTTCCATCAACACCACCGCCGCCGCGCCGTCCGAGAGCTGGCTGGCATTGCCGGCGGTGACGTATTTGCCGGGACCTTTCACCGGCTCGAGCTTGGCGAGGCCTTCGAGCGTCGTCTCCGGGCGATTGCACTCATCGCGGTCGACGACATAGTCGACGATGCTCTCGGCTTTCGTCGCCTTGTCGACCACCTTCATCTTGGTCTTCATCGGGACGATTTCGTCCTTGAACTTGTTGGCCTGCTGCGCGGCCGCCATGCGGCGCTGAGATTCCAGCGAATATTCGTCCTGGTATTCGCGGCTGACCTTGTAGCGCTCGGCGACGATGTCGGCGGTGTCGATCATCGCCATGAAAATATCAGGCGCGACCTTGAGCAGCTCCGGATCGATCGATTCCTTGGGCGATCCGCCGCCCGGAATAGAGATGCTTTCGACGCCGCCGGCCACGATGCAATCGGCGCCGTCCGAGCGGATCGAGTTGGCGGCCATCGCGATCGTCTGCAGGCCGGACGAGCAGAAACGGTTTACGGAAACGCCCGCGGTCGATTTCGGCATGCCGGCGAGCAGCGCGGCCTGGCGGCCGATGTTCGGCGCGCCATGCGCGCAATTGCCGAGATAGCAGTCCTCGACATATTCCTTGTCGACGCCGGCGCGGTCCACCGCGTGCTTGATGGCGTGGGCCGCCAGCGACATCGGCGGCGTGATGTTGAACCCGCCGCGGCCGGACTTCGCCAGCCCCGTGCGCGCATAGGAAACGATGACAGCTTCACGCATTTGAAAGACCTCCCTGTGGTGCGATCCAGTATGGACTGGGGCCGCGCCCGTGTGTAGCCAAAACCCGAATTCCGGCATGCGGAACAGAATTAGCCCGCAAGCCGGCCCGAAGCCGGGATTTGCACAACGCCCCTCGTTCGGCAAGGGTGCGCGACGAAAGACGCATGGGTGGGCTATTTCACTGAGCGAAATTGACCGCTATTGAAATCGCTGGCGCGCAAGCTGCGGCGAAAATCAAGATCATGTGGGGGTGCGATGGTAAGGGCGTTGCGACAATGGCTGGATGCTCACGAGCTGCCTGCGATCATCGCCGCCGTGCTTGGCGTGGTTATTGCGCTCTCCGTGCTGATGGTAGTCGGCGGCTATCTCGTTGTGAGGCCCTGAGGCCGCGCCTCAGATGTGCTGCGCCATGATCTGGCCGGGCCGCGCATCCGGACGCGGTTCGATATCGACCGACCAGAGATCGCTGTTGTCGACATCCTTCAACGTCACCGTCATCACCTCGGTCTTGCCGTCGATGTCGACGCGGCCGAAGAACTGCATGCCGTAACAGGGCGCGAGGTTCTCGCCGCTGCAGCCCTTCTGGAACATCGCCTTCGGGCCGAACGTATCGTCGAGCGGGGCCGGCGCCCAGGTGCCGGCATGCAGCGGACCACTGACGAACTCCCAGAACGGCTCGAAATCCTGGAAGACGGCACGGTTCGGATCGTAATGATGCGCGGCGGTATAGTGCATGTCGGCCGTCAGCCAAACGATGTTGCGGATGCCAGCGCGCTTCACGAACGACAGCAGATCGGCAATCTCGTGCTCGCGCCGCTCCGGCGGGCCGTTGCCGAGCGCGATGGCGTCCTCGCTGACGAGGCCGATCGGCATGTCGGCGGCGATCACCTTCCAGGTGGCGTTGGATGCGACCAGTTCGCGCTTCAGCCAAGCCAGTTGCGCCGCGCCGAGGATGCAGGCCCCGCTCTGGTCGCCCTTGTTGAAGGTGGAATCGCGGTAGCTGCGCATGTCGATCATGAAGACGTCGAGCAGCGGGCCGTAGGCAATCTTGCGGTAGATCCGGTCATCCTCTTGCGCTGCTACGGCGCGCATCGGCATGAACTCATGGAACGCGCGGCGCGCCCGCGCCACCAGCAGCGAAGAGCCGTCCTCGGCATAGCCGGTCCCGTCGGCCGTGCCGACCGGCGCCCAGTCGTTGGTCACCTCATGATCGTCCCATTGCGCGAACAGGGGGACGGCGGCATGGAAGGCGCGAAAGTTCTGGTCGAGCCAGTTGTATTTGTAGTTGCCGCGGAACTGCGCGAGCGTTTGCGCGACCACGGATTTTTCCTCGGTGACGATGTTCCGCCAGGTCCCGCCATCCGGCAGCTTCAATTGCCGCTCCACCGGACAGTCCGCATAGATGTGGTCGCCGGAATGGATGAAGAAGTCCGGACGGTTGTCGAGCATGGTGCGGTAAGTCCGCATCCCGCCACGGCTTTCGTCGATGCCCCAGCCCTGCCCGGTGGTATCGCCAGACCAGGCGAACGACACTGAGCTGCGCGCCACAGGCGCGGTGCGGAAATGCCCGAGTTGCATCTCGCCTGCGAGCCCCTGCCCATCGATGTCTTCGAATCGCACGCGATAGAAAATGTCCTGCCCGGGCGGCAGGCCGTCGAGCAGCGCCTTGGAAGTAAAATCCTGGTCTGGCATCGCGTTGGCGGAAGCGGTTGAAAGGATGCTGCTGAAATTCTCCGATGTCGAACACTCCACCTGCATGCGGGCGGCGCGGTCAGCGCGTGCCCAGATCACGGCGGAATGATCCGAGACGTCACCCGATTGAATGCCGCTCGTGATCAGCGGCCGGTCGGCGGCGCGGCTAAGATAGGGTCTGGCGAGACTGCCGAGACCGGTGACGGCGCATGTTGCGGCGGAGCGGACCAGTAATTGACGCCGGTTCAGGCTTTGCCCGGCGCGAATCGCAATCGGCATCGAAGCACCCTCGTCGAATCACGACGACGGTGTGCCCGAGCAATTTGAATGCTGGCCGAAGGTTTTACGACAGGTGGATGAAGGTGAAGATGAGTAGGATGGGTAGAGCGCAGCGAAACCCATCATGGCTCCGCGCAAATGATTGATGGGTTTCGCTGCGCTCTACCCATCCTACGAAATGCTACCGCTGCCAGTCGCAGATGCCGCCTGAATTGCACGGCCAGGTCTGGATCCGCGTATCGCGCGCCTGGGCGTCGAGCGGATTGGAGTGGCGACGCGCCAGCTTGGTGCGGGCCATGCCGCGTGGCTTCTCGGCGCGCGTCTGCGCGACCTGCACCTTGCGCTCCGGAGTTTTACGGACAACCACGCGCTCGGTCTTCACCGGCTTGCGATCGGTTCGCGCTTCGATGCGGACGGGCGCGAATTGCGTCTCCGGACCGAGCCGCTTTGGTGAGAGCAGAGCGCTCGAAGGATCGAGGCTGAACAGTTCGCCCGCGCGATACTCATCCGCCAGCGCGGCGCTGCCCGACATCAGGAGCCCCGTGCAAAGCACAGCCGCAAAAGCGCTTTTCAGGACCATCAGCGGTCTCCTGAAATCCAATCAAAAACTGAAGAACAGGCATCATGTAGGAAGCCGGCCGGATAATTCCAGCCGGTTCCTGCCGCAGGGTCAGCGATGCGTGATCCCCGCTGTGGAAAAGTTCACGTGCCGGATGAAGATCGCTACTCGGCCGCCTGCGCCACCGGCTGGCCGATCGCCGCTTCCAGCCGTGCGCACTCAGCGCGGTATTTGGCGACATTAGCTTCCTTAATATGGCCGTAGCCGCGAACCAGTTCCGCGGATTTCGCTAGCGCTACTAGCCGCGGCCAATCATACGGTTTGGCCCGGTCGAGCTGACGGAAGATCATCGCGGAATATTCACCCGGCAGCACACGCTCCATCCGCCGCTCGGCGGTGTAGCCGAACGGATCGAGCCTGGTGCCGCGCAGGAACTTGAAGTGGGTGAGGAGCTCGAAGGCGGTGAAAATCCACGGGCCGAACTCGCGCTTTTGCAGGCGCCCGGTCACCGCATCGCGCGTCGCCAATAGCGGCGGCGCCAGGCTGACCTTGACGCCCGGCTGGCCGTCGAACTGGTCCCTCAAAGACTTTGCGAACTCGCCGTCGGAATAGAGCCGGGCGACTTCGTATTCGTCCTTGTAGGCCATCAGCTTGAACAGGCCCTTGGCGAAGGCTTCAGTGAGTTCATGCGAGCCCGGCGCGGCCTTGGCCTCCGCCACCCTGATACGCTCGACCTCGGCGAGGTAGCGTTTCGAATAGGCCTCGTCCTGATAGTCAGTCAGGAACTTGGCGCGGAAAGCGATGCTCTCATCGAGCGTCCGCCTGGCCGGCGCCGCGCCCGAACTCTTGAAGCGTGCCGCGCTGACGACGCGCGGCAGGTCGTGGGCCGCGAGCCGGCCCCAGGAGAAAGCGAGCTTGTTCATCTCGATCGCCGCGCCGTTGAGGTCGATCGCCTTCATGATCGCCGCCAGCGACAGCGGGATGGCGCCGCGCTGGAACGCAAAGCCGAGCATGAACGCGTTGGTAGCGATACTGTCGCCCATCAGCGCGGTGGCAAGCCCGGTCGCATCGAGAATGTCGAGATCAGAGGCGCTGACGGCCTCATTGAGCGTATCCCGCATCGTCCCCGCCTCGAAATCGATGTCGGGGTTGATGACGAAGCTTGCGGTCGGCAGCAGGTCGGCATTGACGATCGCCCGCGTCACGCCGCGCTCGGCCCGACTCAGCGCCGGAATGCTGGTGGCGACGACGATGTCGCAGCCGAGGATCAGATTGGCACCGCCGGGCGCGATGCGCACGGTGGAGAGATCATCCGCAACAGGCGCGATGCGGACGTGGCTCATCACCGCGCCGTTCTTCTGCGACAATCCCGTAAAGTCGAGGGTCGAACACGCCCTGCCCTCGACATGCGCGGCCATGCCGAGCAGCGCGCCGATGGTAATGACGCCGGTGCCGCCGATGCCGGTGACGAGGATGTTGTAGGCGCCGTCGAGCGCCGGCACCGTCGGCGTCGGCAAATCGGCGAACAGCGCCGACGGATCGGCCGCCGCGCGGTCCGCCTTGCGCAGCTTGCCGCCATGCACGGTGACGAAGCTTGGGCAAAAGCCTTCGATGCAGGAAAAGTCCTTGTTGCAGTTCGACTGGTCGATCCGCCGCTTGCGGCCGAACTCGGTCTCCAGCGGCTGCACCGAGACACAGTTGGAGGCCTGCGAACAGTCGCCGCAGCCCTCGCAGACGCGCTCGTTGATGAAGATGCGCTTCGGCGGGTCCGGATAGAGCCCGCGCTTGCGGCGGCGGCGCTTTTCTGCAGCACACGTCTGGTCGTAGATCAGAACCGTGAGGCCCTTGACCTCGCGCAGCTCCCGCTGCACTGCGTCGAGCTCGCGGCGGTGATGGATGGTTGCCCGTGGCGGGAAATAGTTCGCCGGATATTTGTCGGGATCGTCGGAGACGATGACGAGTCGCTTGGCGCCTTCCGCCGCCACCTGATGGGCGATCTGCGACACCGTCAGCCCGCCTTCGGCCGGCTGGCCACCGGTCATTGCCACCGCGTCGTTATACAGAATCTTGTAGGTGATGCTGACACCGGACGCCGCCGCCGCACGAATCGCCAGCAGGCCGGAATGGGTGTAGGTGCCGTCGCCGAGATTCTGGAACACGTGCGGTTCGCTGGTGAATGGCGCCTGCCCGATCCAGCTCACGCCTTCGGCGCCCATATGCGAGATTGTCTGCGTCCGGCGGTTCGGTACCGAGAGCGCCATGCCGTGACAGCCGATGCCGGCCATAGCGCGGCTGCCCTCAGGAATTTTGGTCGAGGTGTTGTGCGGGCAGCCCGAGCAGAAATACGGCGTGCGCTGCAGTTTTGCCGCACCGATGCCTTCCGCGGGACGATCGAACGCCTCCAGCTTGGCCAGACGCTGCTCCAGCGCCGGGCTGCGATGGCCGACCTTGCGCAGCCGCGACACGACGGCCGCCGCGACCATGGTCGGCGTCAGCTCGCCTTCGCTCGGCAGCAACATGGCGCCCGTCTCGTCGCGCTTGCCGACCACGGAAGGCCGTTTTGAGGCATCCGTATTATAAAGGATGCGAACCAGTTGATCCTCGATGAAGCCGCGCTTCTCCTCGACGACAAGCACATCCTGCAGGCCTTCGGCGAACGCCCTTACTCCGGACTCTTCCAGCGGCCAGGTCAGCGCGACCTTGTAGATCCGCAGGCCCAGCGCCTGCGCCTCGGCATCTGATATGCCGAGATCGGCCAGCGCCTGGCGGAGATCGAGATAGGCCTTGCCGGTCGCCATGATGCCGAGCCGTGCCGGCTTCGAATCCAGCACGATGCGGTCGAAGCGGTTGGCGCGCGCGAAGGCCGCAACCGCCTGCATCTTCGGCCCGTGCAGCCGCCGCTCCTGCTCCATCGGCGCATCCGGCCAGCGGATCGAAAGCCCGCTGGGCGGCATCTCGAAATCATCGGGCGTAATGATCCTGATCCGATCGGGATCGCTGACAATCGAGGCCGAGCTTTCCACCGTCTCCGAAATCGCCTTGAAGCCGACCCAGCAGCCGGAATAGCGCGACAGCGCAAAGCCCAAAATGCCGAGATCGAGATAGTCCTGCAGGGTTGCGGGGTTGACGACCGGCATCAACGCCGCGGCGAACACCTGCTCGCTCTGATGCGCTAGCGTCGAGGACTGGCAGCCATGATCGTCGCCGGCGAGCGCAATCACGCCGCCGTTCGGCGAAGTGCCGGCCGAGTTGGCATGTTTGAGCGCGTCGACGGAGCGGTCGACGCCGGGCCCCTTGCCGTACCAGATGCCGAACACGCCATCGACCTTGGCGCCCGGGAACATGCCAACCTGCTGGCTGCCCCACACCGCGGTTGCCGCCAGATCCTCATTGAGGCCCGGCGAGAATTCGATGTCATGCTGCTTGAGGAAGGATTTTGCGCGCCACAGCGCGTGGTCGTACATGCCAAGCGGCGAGCCGCGGTATCCGGAGATGAAACCGGCGGTGTTGAGTCCCGCAGCGCGGTCGCGTTCGCGCTGCAACATGGGCAACCGGACCAACGCCTGCGTCCCGGACAGAAAAATCCGCTTCGCGTCCAGACGGTACTTGTCGTCCAGACCCACTTCCATCAACGCCATTCGTCCGCTCCCCGTCGCAACGTTCCGCCGGTGATTTGAACCGGTCTAATTGCGAACAGAATGCACCGGTTTTGCTATGCGTGCCCAGCGTGATTTCATGGCCGGAAGGCATATCTCGCCGGCTTGCGGATTAAGCCGGCCTCTTGCCGAAAGCCGCCTTCTTTGAAACGCTTGGGGGCAAAGGGAGACACCAGGGATGAGCGAGCCGGCGTTCAGGACCGAGATAGTGGAGCGCGACAATCTGCTGGTCGGGCCGTGGCGCAGCCCGCGGCAGATGCTCCACGCGCAGGTCTACGACTCTCACGCTTCGATCCACGACGATGCGACCGCGCAGAAGCTCGGGTTTCAGGGCGGCACCATCGAGGGCCCGACCCATTTCAGCCAGTTCGCGCCGCTCTGCGACCGCATCTGGGGCCAGGCCTGGTTCGAAACCGGATGCCTCTCCGCCCACTACCGCAACCCTGCCTTCGAGGGCGAGGAAGTGCAGGCCACCATCGAAAGGCCGAAGCCGGGCCAGGCCATCTGCGCGATCGGCATGAGCAAGCGCGACGGCACCGAGATATTGCGCGGCACCGCATCGATCGGCGGCGATGGGTCCGAGACCGCATTGAGCAGGCGGCTTGGCGAACTGAAGCCCCTCACCGACCCCGTCATCCTCGCCGACCTCAAGGTCGGCATGAAGACGCCGCGGCAGGCGGTGAAAATGGATTTCGAGCAGCACATGGGCGATCTCTATCCGTTTTCGCTGGCAGAAAAGCTAAAGGTCATCACCGAGCCGTCAGCGTATTATGCGCAGGAGCTCAATCCCTGGGGCCGAGCAATCATCCCCATGGAGATGCTGAGCGTGCTGTTCCAGTATCGCGCCCGCGAGGACAGGCTGCCTGTCCGCGGGCCCGCGGTCGGCTTGTTCGCCGACCAGGAAATCCGCCTGCTGCGTGGTCCGCTATTCCCGGGCGAGACCTATTTCACCGAGCGCGAAGTGGTCGCGCTAAGTGGCAGCCGCCGCACCGAGAGTGTCTGGATGCGCACGACTGTGTTCGCCAAAGACGACAAGCCGGTCGCGACCATGCTGCTCAACATGGCCAGCATCAAGGATTCCTACGCCAACTATGCGCAGGAGCACAAAGCGCTCTATGGCTAGATGAGCCCGATTGGGTAACGCCAACAAGGACAACAACAAAATGGCCCGCCTGCCCTATCTCGAAGCCGCCCAGGTCGCCCCCGAATACCGCGACATGCTCAAGCGCAACACCAACCTTCACAAGCTGCTGGTGAACTCGCCCGACATGGCCCGCGCCTTCAACGGCGTCGGGAGCTACATCAGATTCAACAGCAAGCTCGACCCGCGCTTGCGGGAGCTGGCGATCCTCCAGGTCGGCTGGATGGAGAAATCCGAATACGAATTCACCCACCACGTGAAGATCGGCAAGGAATTCGGCGTTACCGATCAAGATATCGAAGGCCTGATGGCCGAGACCGAGGGTAAACCGTCGAAGCTCGAGCCGCTGGCGAAGACGATCCTGCGCGGCGCCCGCGAGATGGTGCGTGACCTTGCGATGTCGGAAGCGACCTTTGCCGAGATCAAGCACCAGCTTTCCGACGAGCAGATGGTCGACCTCGTGCTCACCATCGCCTTCTATTGCGCCGTGGTGCGGGTGCTGGCGACCATGAAGATCGATAACGAACCCTATTACAAAGAGGTACTGCAACAGTACCCGATCTAAGGGAGTGGAATGAGATGCGCCTGAAAGATCGTGTCGCCATCGTCGTCGGCGCCGGACAGAGTCCGGGGGAAGGCATCGGCAATGGCCGCGCCACTGCGCTGACGTTTGCGCGCGAAGGCGCGAAAGTGCTGTGCGTCGATCATAATGCGGCCTCCGCCCAGGAGACGGTCGACCTGATCGCCAAGGGTGGCGGCACCGCGGCGGCATTCAAGGCCGACGTCACCAAGCAGGCCGAACTGAAGGCAATGGTTGAGGATGCGAAGGGACGCTGGGGCCGCATCGACGTGCTGCATAATAATGTCGGCGTCAGCCTGTCCGGCGGCGACGCGGAGCTGCTCGAAATATCCGAAGAGGCCTTTGACCGCTGCGTCGCGATCAATTTGAAGAGCTGCGTATGGGCAGCGAGGCACGTGATCCCGATCATGCGGGCGCAAAAGAGCGGCGCCATCATCAACATCTCCTCGATGGCCGCGATCACCACCTATCCGTATGTGGCGTACAAGGCGACGAAATCGGCGATGATCGCCTTCACCGAACAGCTCGCCTATCAGAACGCGCAATACGGCATCCGCGCCAACGTCATCCTGCCCGGCCTGATGAACACGCCGATGGCCGTCGACACCCGCGCGCGCGAATGGGGCAAGAGCCGCGCCGAGGTCGAGGCCGAGCGAGACTCAAAGGTTCCGCTGCGGCAGAAGATGGGCACCGGTTGGGACGTCGCCAACGCCGCGCTGTTTCTCGCATCCGACGAAGCGAGTTTTATTACCGGCGTGACGCTGCCGGTAGATGGCGGGGCGAGTGTGCGGCGGGGATAGCTGCGGACGTTCCAGACCCTCATGGTGAGGAGGCGCGCAAGCGCCGTCTCGAACCATGTGGCCCCGCTGGTGCCATTCATCCTTCGAGACGCGGCTCGCGCCGCTCCTCAGGATGAGGTCCGAGAGGGCGCGCACAGAAATCGCAGAAATCGTAGGCTGGGCAAAGGAGCGTCAGCGACGTGCCTACCATTCTCTCCGAACAAAAAAGGATGGTGGGCACGCTTCGCTTTGCCCACCCTACCGGTTACGGCGAATATTGATCCAGCGCTGTGAGTTGAATCACAGTATTTCAACCAGGTCCGCTGTTAACTTTTCGTTAATGACCTTCTCCTAACGGTTGCAGCGATCGGACGGCCTTTTGCCGCCCGCACTCACGCAACCTGCGCCAGCGTAATTTGTTTTTGGCCCATGCGTGATTCGACAAACATCGATCAATTCCAATGACACGATGATGTGACAGCGCATCGTCGCTTGTCGAAATACCGACTCGTTGCGGTCGCACGAATTTCATGTGCGCTCGCTATGAGGCGTCACAAGAATTGTGGAAGCCGAGGCACCATGAACGAAGAATTCGATTACGACCTGACGCCGTCCCAGTGGGAAACGCTGAAGGCATTGCGAACACCGGCAGCAAGACTGCCGCGCATGAGCCGTTTTGCGATCGACGGCCTGATCGCACTCGAGCTCGCCGCCATGCACGGCGATACGCCGCTGCTCACCGCGAAGGGACGCAAGGTGCTGATTCGCGGTTCCTCACTATTGCTGCAGGATCTGGCGGCCTGATTTCCCCAACGCAAACGCAGCATAAATTCTGAATTGACCTCCCCTGGTTGCCGGAGATATCAGGGTTCCATCGACTGAGTGGCAACTAGGGTTCCGGATGGCTGACAACCATCGCCGGTCCGAGCGTTGCGGAAACCGCGGTAGTACGCGGCTGCACCCGAGGGACAAAAGCCCAGAGGCGGAGATGTCGAGATTGTTCGCGCCAGTAGGCACGGAGGTCTCATGTCGCTCGTCTCGCTTCTCCTCGTTGTCCTCGCCGCCTTCATCCACGCCACCTGGAATCTGCTTTCGAAGCGCGCCGCTGACGCCGGCCCGACCTTCGTCTTCGCCTACAATATGTTCGCCTGCCTGGTGTATCTGCCGTGGATGATCTGGCTGCTCGTGTATGGCGAGCTGAGCTGGAATTTTCCCGTCGCGATCTGCCTCATCCTCAGCGCCTGCATCCATCTGGCCTATAGCCTGTGCCTGCAACGCGGCTATCAGCTCGCCGACCTCTCGGTGGTCTACCCGGTCGCGCGCGGCACGGGGCCGATGCTGTCGTCGATCGGCGCGTTCATCCTGTTGCGGGAGACGCCGACCGCACAGGGCATCTTTGGGCTGCTCGCGGTCGTCGCCGGAATCGGTCTCATCACCACGCAGGGCGATCTCTCCGCATTCAAAAAGCCGCGCGGCCTCGACGGCGTGCGCTGGGGCACGGCAACGGGATCGCTGATCGCGAGCTACACCGTCGTCGACGGATACGGTGTGAAAGTGCTCGGTATCCATCCTGTCGTGCTCGACTGGATGACCAACCTGTTGCGCTTCTTCATCATGGCGCCGGTCGTGTTCTCGAACTGGCCGCGCGCGAAAGCGAAGATGAAGGGCCATTGGTGGCTGGCATTCTGGGTCGGCGCGCTCTCGCCGCTATCCTACATCCTCGTGCTCACGGCGCTCGAAATGGGCGCCCCGCTCAGCCTAGTCGCGCCCGCGCGCGAAATGTCGATGATGGTCGGCGCGATGTTCGGCATGCTGATCCTCGGCGAGCGCGTCACCGCCTGGCGCGTTGCCGGCTGCGCGATCCTGATCGGCGGCGTGGTGCTGTTGGGATTGGCGCGGGCGTGAAGTCAGAGCGCGAGCGCTGCAACCTCTCCCCGCCTGCGGGAGATCAGCGGCGCAAACTTCCAATCTTGCCGCTGCCGGAAGCAGGCGTATATTGCTGCGATGGCTGTCAGCTCACCCGATCTGAAAGCATTCTTGCTCGCCACGCCCTTCTTCGGCGGCCTGTCCGACGCCAGCCTCGATCTCCTGATCTCAATGATGGTCGAGCGCCGCTTCGGTGCCGGCTCGACAATCGTCACCGAAGGGGAGCCGGGGCGATCGATGTTCGTCGTTCACTCCGGCCAGCTCATCGTCAGCAAGCTCGGCGAAGCCGGGCGCTCCATTTTTATGTCGACGCTCGAGGCCGGCGATTTCTTCGGCGAAATGACCCTAATCGAAATGCAGAACCGCTCGGCCACCGTCGTGGCGGAGAGCGAAACCGTGCTGTACGAGCTGACGGCCAAAAATCTCTACATATAT includes:
- a CDS encoding carboxymuconolactone decarboxylase family protein encodes the protein MARLPYLEAAQVAPEYRDMLKRNTNLHKLLVNSPDMARAFNGVGSYIRFNSKLDPRLRELAILQVGWMEKSEYEFTHHVKIGKEFGVTDQDIEGLMAETEGKPSKLEPLAKTILRGAREMVRDLAMSEATFAEIKHQLSDEQMVDLVLTIAFYCAVVRVLATMKIDNEPYYKEVLQQYPI
- a CDS encoding DMT family transporter, with the protein product MSLVSLLLVVLAAFIHATWNLLSKRAADAGPTFVFAYNMFACLVYLPWMIWLLVYGELSWNFPVAICLILSACIHLAYSLCLQRGYQLADLSVVYPVARGTGPMLSSIGAFILLRETPTAQGIFGLLAVVAGIGLITTQGDLSAFKKPRGLDGVRWGTATGSLIASYTVVDGYGVKVLGIHPVVLDWMTNLLRFFIMAPVVFSNWPRAKAKMKGHWWLAFWVGALSPLSYILVLTALEMGAPLSLVAPAREMSMMVGAMFGMLILGERVTAWRVAGCAILIGGVVLLGLARA
- a CDS encoding acetyl-CoA C-acyltransferase; the protein is MREAVIVSYARTGLAKSGRGGFNITPPMSLAAHAIKHAVDRAGVDKEYVEDCYLGNCAHGAPNIGRQAALLAGMPKSTAGVSVNRFCSSGLQTIAMAANSIRSDGADCIVAGGVESISIPGGGSPKESIDPELLKVAPDIFMAMIDTADIVAERYKVSREYQDEYSLESQRRMAAAQQANKFKDEIVPMKTKMKVVDKATKAESIVDYVVDRDECNRPETTLEGLAKLEPVKGPGKYVTAGNASQLSDGAAAVVLMEAKDAEKRGLNPMGRFVAWASAGCEPDEMGIGPIYAVPKLLKRHGLKIDDIDLWELNEAFASQCLYSRDKLGIDPEKYNVNGGSIAIGHPFGMTGARLTGHILQEGRRRKAKWGVVTMCIGGGQGGAGLFEIYS
- a CDS encoding SDR family oxidoreductase → MRLKDRVAIVVGAGQSPGEGIGNGRATALTFAREGAKVLCVDHNAASAQETVDLIAKGGGTAAAFKADVTKQAELKAMVEDAKGRWGRIDVLHNNVGVSLSGGDAELLEISEEAFDRCVAINLKSCVWAARHVIPIMRAQKSGAIINISSMAAITTYPYVAYKATKSAMIAFTEQLAYQNAQYGIRANVILPGLMNTPMAVDTRAREWGKSRAEVEAERDSKVPLRQKMGTGWDVANAALFLASDEASFITGVTLPVDGGASVRRG
- a CDS encoding indolepyruvate ferredoxin oxidoreductase family protein, whose protein sequence is MALMEVGLDDKYRLDAKRIFLSGTQALVRLPMLQRERDRAAGLNTAGFISGYRGSPLGMYDHALWRAKSFLKQHDIEFSPGLNEDLAATAVWGSQQVGMFPGAKVDGVFGIWYGKGPGVDRSVDALKHANSAGTSPNGGVIALAGDDHGCQSSTLAHQSEQVFAAALMPVVNPATLQDYLDLGILGFALSRYSGCWVGFKAISETVESSASIVSDPDRIRIITPDDFEMPPSGLSIRWPDAPMEQERRLHGPKMQAVAAFARANRFDRIVLDSKPARLGIMATGKAYLDLRQALADLGISDAEAQALGLRIYKVALTWPLEESGVRAFAEGLQDVLVVEEKRGFIEDQLVRILYNTDASKRPSVVGKRDETGAMLLPSEGELTPTMVAAAVVSRLRKVGHRSPALEQRLAKLEAFDRPAEGIGAAKLQRTPYFCSGCPHNTSTKIPEGSRAMAGIGCHGMALSVPNRRTQTISHMGAEGVSWIGQAPFTSEPHVFQNLGDGTYTHSGLLAIRAAAASGVSITYKILYNDAVAMTGGQPAEGGLTVSQIAHQVAAEGAKRLVIVSDDPDKYPANYFPPRATIHHRRELDAVQRELREVKGLTVLIYDQTCAAEKRRRRKRGLYPDPPKRIFINERVCEGCGDCSQASNCVSVQPLETEFGRKRRIDQSNCNKDFSCIEGFCPSFVTVHGGKLRKADRAAADPSALFADLPTPTVPALDGAYNILVTGIGGTGVITIGALLGMAAHVEGRACSTLDFTGLSQKNGAVMSHVRIAPVADDLSTVRIAPGGANLILGCDIVVATSIPALSRAERGVTRAIVNADLLPTASFVINPDIDFEAGTMRDTLNEAVSASDLDILDATGLATALMGDSIATNAFMLGFAFQRGAIPLSLAAIMKAIDLNGAAIEMNKLAFSWGRLAAHDLPRVVSAARFKSSGAAPARRTLDESIAFRAKFLTDYQDEAYSKRYLAEVERIRVAEAKAAPGSHELTEAFAKGLFKLMAYKDEYEVARLYSDGEFAKSLRDQFDGQPGVKVSLAPPLLATRDAVTGRLQKREFGPWIFTAFELLTHFKFLRGTRLDPFGYTAERRMERVLPGEYSAMIFRQLDRAKPYDWPRLVALAKSAELVRGYGHIKEANVAKYRAECARLEAAIGQPVAQAAE
- a CDS encoding alkaline phosphatase D family protein produces the protein MPIAIRAGQSLNRRQLLVRSAATCAVTGLGSLARPYLSRAADRPLITSGIQSGDVSDHSAVIWARADRAARMQVECSTSENFSSILSTASANAMPDQDFTSKALLDGLPPGQDIFYRVRFEDIDGQGLAGEMQLGHFRTAPVARSSVSFAWSGDTTGQGWGIDESRGGMRTYRTMLDNRPDFFIHSGDHIYADCPVERQLKLPDGGTWRNIVTEEKSVVAQTLAQFRGNYKYNWLDQNFRAFHAAVPLFAQWDDHEVTNDWAPVGTADGTGYAEDGSSLLVARARRAFHEFMPMRAVAAQEDDRIYRKIAYGPLLDVFMIDMRSYRDSTFNKGDQSGACILGAAQLAWLKRELVASNATWKVIAADMPIGLVSEDAIALGNGPPERREHEIADLLSFVKRAGIRNIVWLTADMHYTAAHHYDPNRAVFQDFEPFWEFVSGPLHAGTWAPAPLDDTFGPKAMFQKGCSGENLAPCYGMQFFGRVDIDGKTEVMTVTLKDVDNSDLWSVDIEPRPDARPGQIMAQHI